From Thermoleophilaceae bacterium, the proteins below share one genomic window:
- a CDS encoding superoxide dismutase encodes MAYEVPDLPYDYAALEPHIDEATMRVHHDKHHQAYVDKANAAVEGTEWADKPVEEVLQNLSSLPQDKQTAFRNNGGGHANHSFFWQIMSPDGGGEPEGELASAINDKFGSFDEFKSQFKDAGVNRFGSGWAWLVWDGSGLAVTSTANQDSPVLEGQTPLLGCDVWEHAYYLKYQNKRPDYLDAFWNVVNWSEVARRYEAAR; translated from the coding sequence ATGGCCTACGAGGTCCCTGACCTGCCGTACGACTACGCGGCGCTCGAGCCCCACATCGATGAGGCCACCATGCGCGTGCACCATGACAAGCACCACCAGGCTTACGTGGACAAGGCGAATGCCGCGGTCGAGGGCACCGAATGGGCGGACAAGCCCGTGGAGGAGGTTCTCCAGAACCTCAGCTCGCTCCCGCAGGACAAGCAGACGGCCTTCCGCAACAACGGCGGCGGCCACGCCAACCACTCGTTCTTCTGGCAGATCATGAGCCCGGACGGCGGTGGCGAGCCCGAGGGTGAGCTCGCCTCCGCGATCAACGACAAGTTCGGCAGCTTCGACGAGTTCAAGTCGCAGTTCAAGGACGCCGGCGTGAATCGCTTCGGCTCCGGCTGGGCGTGGCTCGTCTGGGACGGGTCGGGCCTCGCGGTCACCAGCACCGCGAACCAGGACTCACCCGTGCTCGAGGGTCAGACCCCGCTGCTCGGCTGCGACGTCTGGGAGCACGCGTACTACCTGAAGTATCAGAACAAGCGCCCGGATTACCTGGACGCGTTTTGGAACGTCGTCAACTGGTCTGAGGTGGCGCGGCGGTACGAGGCGGCGCGCTAG
- a CDS encoding ATP-binding protein, which translates to MNTTAVRLRLASGPDAVGTARRGLDSLEREVGSATLNDMRLLVSELVTNSVRHARSSEDDQLELEVSVSRGLIHVCVTDHGPGFEVSARTPDDDPGSGWGLFLVERLADRWGVSVNGTTQVWFEIER; encoded by the coding sequence GTGAACACCACCGCGGTCCGGCTCCGGCTGGCCAGTGGCCCGGATGCCGTGGGCACCGCTCGGCGCGGGCTCGACTCGCTCGAGCGCGAGGTCGGCTCCGCCACTCTGAACGACATGCGGCTGCTCGTGAGCGAGCTCGTGACCAACAGCGTGCGCCACGCCCGCTCGAGCGAGGATGACCAGCTCGAGCTCGAGGTGAGCGTGAGCCGCGGGCTCATCCACGTGTGCGTGACCGATCACGGCCCAGGCTTCGAGGTGTCGGCCCGCACGCCGGACGACGACCCCGGGTCCGGCTGGGGCCTGTTCCTCGTGGAGCGCCTCGCCGACCGCTGGGGCGTCAGCGTGAACGGCACGACGCAGGTCTGGTTCGAGATCGAGCGCTGA
- the murB gene encoding UDP-N-acetylmuramate dehydrogenase, translated as MNPPEGVERDYPLARLTTVRTGGPADWFARVGDAGRLTELLAWADQGGIEVGVVGSGSNLLVADDGFRGLVLKLDDALATIERDGNRVLCGGGARLPQASARAARWGLTGLEFGVNIPGTVGGAVRMNANAYGGELGRVLEWVEITTAHGSQRRAPEELGFQYRRSNLRPREIVSRASFGLAPAESDAVKATLAGMREQRRAAQPSGIKTFGSTFKNPDDPRAEGRTAGMLLEAAGCRGLRVGGARFSEKHANFVENMGEATTADVLELMREGRRRVRERFGVELEAEVQLLGDADAEGALW; from the coding sequence GTGAACCCGCCCGAGGGGGTGGAGCGCGATTACCCGCTCGCACGGCTCACGACGGTGCGCACCGGCGGCCCGGCCGACTGGTTCGCGCGTGTAGGAGACGCGGGGCGCCTCACGGAGCTCCTCGCCTGGGCGGACCAAGGGGGTATCGAGGTAGGAGTGGTGGGCTCCGGCTCGAACCTCCTCGTAGCCGATGATGGATTCCGAGGACTGGTGCTGAAACTCGACGACGCTCTCGCGACGATCGAGCGTGACGGCAACCGCGTGCTGTGCGGGGGCGGCGCCCGGCTCCCTCAGGCATCCGCAAGGGCCGCGCGCTGGGGCCTCACCGGACTCGAGTTCGGTGTGAACATCCCCGGGACGGTCGGCGGCGCCGTGAGGATGAACGCGAACGCCTACGGCGGCGAGCTCGGCAGGGTCCTCGAGTGGGTGGAGATCACCACGGCGCATGGCAGCCAGCGCCGCGCCCCCGAGGAGCTCGGCTTTCAGTACCGGCGCTCGAACCTCCGGCCGCGCGAGATCGTCTCGCGCGCCTCGTTCGGGCTGGCGCCGGCCGAGAGCGACGCGGTGAAGGCCACTCTCGCGGGCATGCGCGAGCAGCGGCGGGCCGCTCAGCCCTCCGGCATCAAGACCTTCGGCTCCACCTTCAAGAACCCGGACGACCCGCGCGCGGAGGGGCGAACCGCAGGGATGCTGCTCGAGGCCGCGGGCTGCCGCGGCCTGCGCGTCGGCGGCGCCCGCTTCTCGGAGAAGCACGCGAACTTCGTGGAGAACATGGGGGAGGCGACCACCGCCGATGTGCTCGAGCTGATGCGTGAGGGACGCCGCCGGGTGCGCGAGCGCTTCGGCGTGGAGCTCGAGGCGGAGGTGCAGCTGCTGGGCGACGCGGACGCGGAGGGAGCGCTGTGGTGA
- a CDS encoding response regulator transcription factor, producing MRTFSVLLADGHEAYRDGLARAIAAHPRLELLAESADGRRALEDILRLEPDVAVLEVRMPKLDGLEVCDILSGLDRPLGTRLALISGEANETLEAAARSMGLAAVLDKDSTRSQLCERIVAIGESPL from the coding sequence GTGCGAACTTTTTCGGTGCTTCTGGCGGACGGCCACGAGGCATACAGGGACGGTCTGGCGAGAGCAATCGCCGCACACCCGCGCCTCGAGTTGCTCGCGGAGTCGGCCGACGGGCGGCGGGCGCTCGAGGACATCCTGCGCCTCGAGCCGGACGTCGCGGTGCTCGAGGTGCGGATGCCGAAGCTGGACGGCCTCGAGGTCTGCGACATCCTGAGCGGTCTCGACCGCCCGCTGGGCACGCGCCTCGCGCTGATCAGCGGGGAAGCCAACGAGACGCTCGAGGCCGCCGCCCGGTCCATGGGTCTTGCCGCCGTGCTCGACAAGGATTCGACCCGCAGCCAGCTCTGCGAGCGCATCGTCGCGATCGGCGAGTCTCCCCTCTGA
- a CDS encoding response regulator transcription factor codes for MRVYVADDHPVYREGLVRAIRERPDLELVGQASDGREALPQIVKLVPDVAVLDVRMPGLDGMEVLNAIKRDELPTRVVFLSAYVESDLVYRAIAMGAGAYLSKEADRAAIFDAVAAVARGEAFLSPEIQTGLTAQIRMREASGRPVLTPREREILRLTADGRSAPDIAGQLHLSPATVKTHLQSLYEKLGVSDRAAAVAAAMRRGLLE; via the coding sequence GTGCGCGTCTACGTAGCGGACGATCACCCCGTCTATCGCGAGGGACTCGTTCGGGCCATCAGGGAACGGCCCGATCTCGAGCTGGTCGGACAGGCATCCGACGGCCGTGAGGCGCTGCCGCAAATCGTGAAGCTCGTGCCGGACGTGGCCGTGCTCGACGTGCGCATGCCAGGTCTCGACGGCATGGAGGTGCTGAACGCGATCAAGCGCGACGAGCTTCCCACGCGCGTGGTGTTCCTGTCCGCTTACGTGGAGAGCGACCTCGTGTATCGCGCGATCGCGATGGGCGCGGGGGCATACCTTTCGAAGGAGGCCGATCGCGCCGCGATCTTCGACGCCGTGGCCGCGGTGGCCCGCGGCGAGGCCTTCCTCTCGCCAGAGATCCAGACGGGCCTCACCGCCCAGATCCGCATGCGCGAGGCGTCCGGCAGGCCCGTCCTCACCCCGCGCGAGCGCGAGATTCTGCGGTTGACCGCCGACGGCCGCTCCGCCCCCGACATCGCGGGCCAGCTGCATCTGAGTCCCGCCACCGTGAAGACCCACCTGCAGAGCCTCTACGAGAAGCTCGGCGTGTCGGACCGCGCGGCCGCGGTGGCGGCGGCGATGCGGCGCGGCCTGCTCGAGTAG
- a CDS encoding cyclic nucleotide-binding domain-containing protein has translation MRLFPQDVKVGALGRVPLFAGLSKKELAQLARMSDDVEVDEGHVLCREGQTGHEFFVIVDGEVDVTRRGRRVKRSGGDDFFGEIALLEDIPRTATVKAKTPLRLFVLTRRDFRRLVDTSPSVERKVMQSLARRLLALSDDPKLG, from the coding sequence GTGCGGCTGTTCCCGCAGGACGTGAAGGTCGGAGCGCTCGGGCGTGTGCCGTTGTTCGCCGGGCTGTCGAAGAAGGAGCTCGCGCAGCTCGCGCGGATGAGCGACGACGTGGAGGTCGATGAGGGGCACGTGCTGTGCCGCGAGGGGCAGACCGGCCACGAGTTCTTCGTGATCGTCGATGGCGAGGTGGACGTCACGCGCAGGGGCAGGCGGGTGAAGCGCAGCGGCGGGGACGACTTCTTCGGCGAGATCGCCCTGCTCGAGGACATCCCGCGCACGGCAACGGTCAAGGCGAAGACACCGCTGCGCCTGTTCGTCCTCACAAGGCGCGACTTCCGCCGCCTCGTCGACACCTCGCCGAGCGTGGAACGCAAGGTCATGCAGAGCCTCGCACGGAGGCTGCTGGCGCTATCCGACGACCCGAAGCTCGGCTGA
- a CDS encoding PAS domain S-box protein, translating to MRNGAPREGTAHSRIALLTQAARAIDAELPRDELLQRVADIAREVVGAHQAVISLTTVGAAQSITGISLSDKYAAWRDYDEPPDGSGIYALVVREGRPMRLSQAELESHPAFNRFGGVAGTHPPLRGWLAAPLLASDGRTIGLMQLSDRYEGEFTVEDEELVAHLAQLAVLAISGSEVRREAVEAGVQLDALQRGAPVGFAILDEELRYLRVNDALAEMNGIPPLEHIGRTVWEVVPDLAGNIETFLRGVLDSGIPAPPVEVSGTTVASAGETRHWLVSYYPVEVAGGRGLGCVVVDVTENRLATERLARSEQRYRTLVETTQDMIWTVGPDGCFDYVSGAVERIYGYSASELIGKPFLDFIPPERRQENAESFARVMAAAAPDTLFEGETELLRKDGTVTVVEYRAIPLLADDGQVVAVTGASTDITERRISEAAVRASEERFRSLFENAAVGMAVIDADGGFVQTNPAFCRLLGRSKEELGRLGWDDVVHPEDRQLAGTRRARLLSGAGDFSPLETRFVHADGNTVWARLLGASVRRPTGEAQFALVQAVDLTEQRRLEEATGRLYALTRDLFLTVDFEGRVRSVNPAWERALGYTAEELLAGPFLDFVAEEDRAHTLREFERLRAAGELTLNFENRYMHKDGSTRWLLWSAYASPDEELIYGVAKDVTDRKRSEERLRESERKYRDLVETSSDLIWSVDTGGRFTFVNRAARRIYGYEPEEMLGRPIADFETDAQRLKDEDAFRGVLRGTPLFSYETRHVRKDGRPVDLSVNAIVLQDDDGTVLGATGTATDVTDRKRFEMRQAAVAELGRRALEGVSLAEITEAAVSLVSETLGLDFCAVVEADPGEDRLILHAGLGFAEDTAHRRIPSDPRSSHAAYAIDIDGPVVVEDFEAETRFERSPLLRELSARSGVCVTIEGESRPFGALCGHSTRRRSFTTDEVHFLQSVANVLATAIGRKRTEERIVELAAARGRLVAQTLAAEDRARRSISEVLHDHALQDLLASRQDLVEVIEDPQGDPERAVRAKEGIERAVQLLREAVFNLHPVVLEHAGLASAIRAVADHQARRGNFECEIEVDSEATGVHDELILSLARELLTNVAKHAGASHVSVVVRRRDEWIELRVQDDGRGFETGRREAALREGHVGLASSAERVEALAGRFEVDGRPGRGTRARAVLPARRAAAHRADRPRRLPRISGVRRGSGR from the coding sequence GTGCGAAACGGCGCGCCTCGAGAGGGAACGGCGCACAGCCGGATCGCGCTGCTCACACAGGCGGCGCGCGCGATCGACGCGGAGCTTCCGCGTGACGAGCTGCTTCAGCGCGTGGCGGACATCGCCCGCGAGGTGGTGGGCGCACATCAGGCGGTGATCAGTCTCACCACGGTCGGCGCCGCGCAGTCGATCACGGGCATCTCGCTTTCCGACAAGTACGCGGCCTGGCGCGATTACGACGAGCCGCCGGACGGCAGCGGCATCTACGCGCTCGTCGTGCGCGAGGGCCGCCCGATGCGGCTGTCCCAGGCCGAGCTCGAGTCGCACCCCGCCTTCAATCGCTTCGGAGGCGTTGCCGGCACACATCCGCCCCTGCGCGGCTGGCTGGCCGCGCCGCTGCTCGCCTCGGACGGCAGGACGATCGGGCTGATGCAGCTCTCCGACAGGTACGAGGGCGAGTTCACCGTCGAGGACGAGGAGCTCGTCGCCCACCTGGCGCAGCTCGCGGTGCTCGCCATCAGCGGCTCCGAGGTTCGGCGCGAGGCGGTGGAGGCCGGGGTGCAGCTCGATGCACTCCAGCGCGGCGCGCCGGTGGGGTTCGCGATCCTCGACGAGGAGCTGCGCTACCTGCGCGTGAACGACGCGCTGGCCGAGATGAACGGCATCCCCCCGCTCGAGCACATCGGTCGCACCGTGTGGGAGGTGGTGCCGGATCTTGCCGGGAACATCGAGACCTTCCTCCGCGGCGTGCTCGATAGCGGCATCCCCGCGCCGCCGGTCGAGGTGAGCGGGACCACCGTGGCGAGTGCAGGCGAGACGCGGCACTGGCTCGTGAGCTACTACCCGGTGGAGGTGGCGGGCGGCCGGGGTCTCGGCTGCGTGGTGGTGGACGTGACCGAGAATCGCCTCGCCACCGAGCGCCTGGCGCGGAGCGAGCAGCGCTACCGCACCCTCGTGGAGACCACGCAGGACATGATCTGGACGGTTGGCCCCGACGGCTGCTTCGACTACGTGAGCGGCGCGGTGGAGCGGATATACGGCTACAGCGCCTCCGAGCTGATCGGCAAGCCGTTCCTCGACTTCATCCCACCCGAGCGCAGGCAGGAGAACGCGGAATCGTTCGCCCGCGTGATGGCCGCCGCCGCGCCGGACACGCTGTTCGAAGGCGAGACGGAGCTGCTGCGAAAGGACGGGACCGTGACCGTGGTGGAGTATCGCGCCATCCCGCTTCTCGCCGACGACGGTCAGGTGGTGGCGGTCACCGGCGCGTCCACCGACATCACCGAGCGGCGGATCTCGGAGGCCGCGGTGCGGGCGAGCGAGGAGCGCTTCAGGAGCCTGTTCGAGAACGCCGCGGTGGGGATGGCGGTCATCGACGCCGACGGCGGGTTCGTGCAGACGAATCCGGCGTTCTGCCGGCTGCTCGGTCGTTCAAAGGAAGAGCTCGGGCGTCTCGGCTGGGACGACGTGGTGCATCCCGAGGACAGGCAGCTCGCCGGCACACGCCGCGCGCGGCTGCTCTCGGGCGCAGGCGACTTCTCCCCGCTCGAGACGCGCTTCGTGCACGCGGACGGCAACACGGTGTGGGCGAGGCTGCTCGGCGCGTCCGTGCGGCGCCCCACGGGCGAGGCGCAGTTCGCGCTCGTGCAGGCGGTGGACCTGACGGAGCAGCGACGGCTCGAGGAGGCCACCGGCAGGCTCTACGCGCTCACGCGCGACCTGTTCCTCACCGTGGACTTCGAGGGCCGCGTGAGGAGCGTGAACCCGGCGTGGGAACGCGCGCTCGGGTACACGGCCGAGGAGCTGCTCGCCGGGCCGTTCCTCGACTTCGTGGCGGAGGAGGATCGTGCGCACACGCTGCGCGAGTTCGAGCGGCTTCGCGCCGCGGGCGAGCTCACCCTGAACTTCGAGAACCGCTACATGCACAAGGACGGGAGCACCCGCTGGCTCCTCTGGAGTGCCTACGCCAGCCCCGATGAGGAACTGATCTACGGCGTGGCCAAGGACGTGACCGACCGGAAGCGCTCGGAGGAGCGGCTGCGTGAGTCCGAGCGGAAGTACCGCGACCTCGTGGAAACCTCGAGCGATCTCATCTGGTCGGTGGACACGGGCGGCCGCTTCACGTTCGTGAACCGCGCCGCGCGCAGGATCTACGGCTACGAGCCGGAGGAGATGCTGGGCCGGCCGATCGCGGACTTCGAGACCGACGCGCAGCGCCTGAAGGACGAGGACGCCTTCAGGGGCGTTCTGAGGGGAACGCCGCTCTTCAGCTACGAGACCCGCCACGTCCGCAAGGACGGCCGGCCGGTGGACCTGAGCGTGAACGCGATCGTGCTGCAGGACGACGACGGCACCGTGCTGGGCGCCACTGGCACCGCAACGGACGTGACCGACCGCAAGCGCTTCGAGATGCGCCAGGCGGCGGTGGCCGAGCTGGGCCGTCGCGCGCTCGAGGGCGTGAGCCTCGCCGAGATCACGGAGGCCGCCGTCTCACTCGTGTCGGAGACGCTCGGGCTCGACTTCTGTGCCGTGGTTGAGGCCGATCCGGGCGAGGACAGGCTCATCCTGCATGCGGGTCTCGGCTTCGCCGAGGACACTGCGCACCGGCGGATCCCGTCCGACCCACGCTCGTCTCATGCCGCCTATGCCATTGACATCGATGGCCCGGTGGTCGTCGAGGACTTCGAGGCCGAGACTCGCTTCGAACGCTCGCCGCTCCTGCGCGAGCTCAGCGCGCGGAGCGGTGTATGCGTGACGATCGAGGGCGAGTCGCGCCCGTTCGGCGCGCTGTGTGGCCACAGCACGAGGAGGCGCTCCTTCACGACGGATGAGGTGCACTTCCTCCAGTCCGTGGCGAACGTGCTGGCCACCGCCATCGGGCGCAAGCGCACCGAGGAGCGGATCGTGGAGCTGGCGGCGGCCCGCGGGCGCCTGGTTGCGCAGACGCTTGCCGCCGAGGACCGCGCGCGCCGGAGCATCTCGGAGGTCTTGCACGACCACGCGCTGCAGGATCTGCTCGCGAGCCGCCAGGACCTGGTGGAGGTGATCGAGGACCCACAGGGCGATCCTGAGCGCGCCGTCCGCGCGAAGGAGGGGATCGAGCGCGCCGTGCAGCTCCTGCGCGAAGCGGTCTTCAATCTCCATCCGGTCGTGCTCGAGCACGCCGGCCTGGCCTCGGCGATTCGCGCCGTGGCCGACCATCAAGCGCGTCGCGGCAACTTCGAGTGCGAGATCGAGGTGGACTCCGAGGCCACCGGCGTCCACGACGAGTTGATCCTGTCGCTTGCGCGGGAGCTCCTGACGAACGTCGCAAAACACGCCGGGGCCAGCCACGTGAGCGTGGTGGTGCGGCGCCGGGACGAGTGGATCGAGCTCCGCGTGCAGGATGACGGCCGCGGCTTCGAGACCGGGCGTCGCGAGGCCGCCCTACGCGAGGGTCACGTGGGGCTCGCGTCGAGCGCCGAGCGCGTGGAGGCCCTTGCGGGCCGATTTGAGGTCGATGGTCGCCCGGGTCGCGGCACGCGCGCCCGTGCGGTGCTCCCCGCACGACGGGCAGCGGCTCATCGCGCTGACCGGCCGAGACGGCTTCCGCGTATCAGCGGAGTCCGACGCGGGTCCGGTCGATGA
- the ftsZ gene encoding cell division protein FtsZ: MDTGSYLAVIKVVGVGGGGTNAVNRMVDAGLKGVEFIAVNTDAQALQMCDADIKLQIGAQLTRGLGAGADPETGYGAANESRDEIKEALKGADMVFVTAGEGGGTGTGAAPVIAEVAKHEIGALTVGVVTRPFEFEGSQRSRQAAEGIDRLREQVDTLIVIPNEKLLTIVERRTSILDAFREADNVLRQGVQGITDLITIPGLINLDFADVRTIMHDAGSALMGIGSASGESRASEAAKNAISSPLLEQSVEGATGILLNITGGNDLGLFEVNEAAEIVQSAADHNSNIIFGAVIDESLSDEVRVTVIATGFDKRRGGGALFDVERSQRRERPRDRGDIAMDDRQRSSLEISEDEIDIPSFLKD; encoded by the coding sequence ATGGACACAGGTAGCTACCTGGCGGTGATCAAGGTCGTCGGGGTCGGCGGCGGCGGCACCAACGCGGTGAACCGGATGGTCGATGCCGGCCTCAAGGGCGTTGAGTTCATCGCCGTGAACACCGACGCGCAGGCGCTCCAGATGTGCGACGCGGACATCAAGCTTCAGATAGGCGCGCAGCTCACGCGCGGGCTCGGCGCCGGCGCGGACCCGGAGACGGGCTACGGCGCCGCCAACGAGAGCCGCGACGAGATCAAGGAGGCGCTCAAGGGCGCGGACATGGTCTTCGTCACGGCCGGCGAGGGCGGCGGCACCGGCACCGGAGCGGCCCCCGTGATCGCCGAGGTGGCCAAGCACGAGATCGGGGCTCTGACGGTGGGCGTGGTCACCCGGCCGTTCGAGTTCGAGGGGTCGCAGCGCTCCCGTCAGGCAGCCGAGGGCATCGACCGGCTGCGCGAGCAGGTGGACACGCTGATCGTGATCCCGAACGAGAAGCTGCTCACGATCGTCGAGCGGCGCACGAGCATCCTCGACGCGTTCCGCGAGGCGGACAACGTGCTGCGCCAGGGCGTGCAGGGCATCACGGACCTGATCACGATCCCGGGCCTGATCAACCTCGACTTCGCCGACGTGCGCACGATCATGCACGACGCCGGCTCGGCGCTGATGGGCATTGGTTCGGCGAGCGGCGAGAGCCGCGCGTCCGAGGCCGCCAAGAACGCGATCTCGAGCCCGCTGCTCGAGCAGTCGGTGGAGGGCGCCACGGGCATCCTGCTGAACATCACCGGGGGCAACGACCTCGGCCTGTTCGAGGTGAACGAGGCGGCCGAGATCGTGCAGAGCGCGGCCGATCACAACTCGAACATCATCTTCGGCGCGGTGATCGACGAAAGCCTGTCCGACGAGGTCCGCGTGACCGTGATCGCCACGGGCTTCGACAAGCGCCGCGGCGGTGGCGCGCTGTTCGACGTCGAGCGCTCCCAGCGGCGCGAGCGCCCGCGGGACCGCGGCGACATCGCGATGGACGACCGGCAGCGGTCGTCTCTCGAGATCTCGGAAGACGAGATCGACATTCCGTCGTTCCTGAAGGACTGA
- the murC gene encoding UDP-N-acetylmuramate--L-alanine ligase encodes MSDAPWGGRRLHFIGIGGAGMSGLAIVAAGLGAGVSGSDRAESAYFARLREIGIEPVVGHDAANVPEGAEVVVSTAIADDNAELAAARAAGLRVLHRGELLGEVSRLKRCLAVAGTHGKTTTASMTAHAMVECGHRPAYLVGGEVRTTGTNASWGQGDWVVVEADESDRSFLRLQPDVAVVTNVELDHHTTYRTLPEVEQAFAEFAGPAPTVIAPAGLTLHDVPPAVTFGIENGTFSARKLELLPGGSRFEVDGVEVNLRVPGRHNVLNALAALAACREAGVGVDLAAPTLAGFAGAGRRFEPHGQTSAGALVYDDYAHHPTEVRATLEAARSLEPRRLVAVFQPHLYSRTERMAREFGRALALADLVVVLEIYPARERAEDFPGVSGWAVAAATASAAAGRRVYWLPKIEDAEAFLQGELREGDLLLTLGAGDVDQLARRLGSGT; translated from the coding sequence ATGAGCGACGCGCCGTGGGGCGGACGCAGGCTCCACTTCATCGGTATCGGCGGCGCTGGGATGAGCGGGCTCGCGATCGTGGCCGCAGGACTGGGGGCCGGTGTGAGCGGCTCGGACCGGGCCGAGTCCGCCTACTTCGCCCGCCTGCGCGAGATCGGGATCGAGCCCGTGGTGGGGCACGACGCGGCGAATGTGCCGGAGGGCGCCGAGGTGGTGGTCTCCACAGCAATCGCGGACGACAACGCCGAACTCGCCGCCGCGCGAGCCGCCGGCCTGCGCGTGCTGCATCGCGGTGAGCTGCTGGGCGAGGTGTCGCGCCTCAAGCGCTGCCTCGCCGTGGCCGGCACACATGGCAAGACCACCACGGCGAGCATGACCGCTCACGCGATGGTGGAGTGCGGTCACCGGCCCGCCTACCTCGTGGGCGGCGAGGTGCGCACCACCGGCACGAACGCGTCCTGGGGCCAGGGCGACTGGGTGGTTGTGGAGGCGGACGAGTCCGACCGCTCGTTTCTGCGCCTGCAGCCGGATGTGGCTGTGGTCACCAACGTCGAGCTCGACCATCACACCACGTACCGGACGCTGCCCGAGGTGGAGCAGGCGTTCGCCGAGTTCGCGGGGCCGGCGCCCACCGTGATCGCGCCGGCCGGGCTCACGCTCCACGACGTTCCTCCCGCCGTGACGTTCGGTATCGAAAACGGCACGTTCTCCGCGCGGAAGCTCGAGCTCCTCCCGGGAGGCTCCCGCTTCGAGGTGGACGGCGTGGAGGTGAACCTGCGCGTGCCGGGCCGGCACAACGTGCTGAACGCCCTCGCGGCACTCGCAGCCTGCCGCGAGGCCGGTGTGGGTGTGGACCTCGCGGCGCCCACGCTCGCCGGCTTCGCCGGGGCCGGGCGCCGTTTCGAGCCGCACGGCCAGACGTCAGCCGGCGCGCTCGTGTACGACGACTACGCGCACCACCCAACGGAGGTACGTGCCACCCTCGAGGCCGCGCGAAGCCTCGAGCCGCGGCGGCTAGTGGCCGTCTTCCAGCCGCACCTCTACTCGCGCACCGAGCGAATGGCGCGCGAGTTTGGGCGCGCGCTGGCCCTCGCGGACCTCGTCGTGGTGCTCGAGATCTATCCAGCGCGCGAGCGGGCCGAGGACTTCCCCGGCGTGAGCGGATGGGCGGTGGCGGCCGCCACCGCCTCCGCCGCGGCCGGCCGGCGCGTGTACTGGCTGCCGAAAATCGAGGACGCCGAAGCCTTCCTGCAGGGCGAGCTGAGGGAGGGCGATCTCCTCCTCACGCTCGGGGCCGGGGACGTCGACCAGCTTGCGCGGCGGCTCGGGAGCGGCACGTGA
- a CDS encoding STAS domain-containing protein, with amino-acid sequence MRSFGVETGELGDAAHVKLSGDLDLSTAKRAEQAIEEAERSGSPMVVIDLRGLDFMDSTGLRVVVSADKRAKRSGKRAVIIQGPAAVRRVFEITRLDERLDIVDTPEDIGSE; translated from the coding sequence GTGCGTTCCTTCGGAGTCGAGACGGGCGAGCTGGGCGATGCCGCGCACGTGAAGCTGAGCGGTGACCTGGATCTGTCCACCGCCAAGCGTGCAGAGCAGGCCATCGAGGAGGCGGAGCGCTCCGGCAGCCCCATGGTCGTGATCGACCTGCGCGGTCTCGACTTCATGGACTCCACGGGATTGCGCGTGGTCGTGAGCGCGGACAAGCGCGCCAAGCGCTCGGGCAAGCGTGCGGTGATCATCCAGGGGCCCGCGGCCGTGCGCAGAGTGTTCGAGATCACGCGGCTCGACGAGCGGCTCGACATCGTCGACACGCCCGAGGACATCGGCAGCGAGTAG
- a CDS encoding FtsQ-type POTRA domain-containing protein, which translates to MRAAAATLRRLPRISVSVPRHIRRRALVALLIALALFGIYRLWFRHSSFVSVQHVTVSGLTTSDAARIRLALTSAARDMSTLDVKQADLNGAVSGFPVVKAVVAKPSFPHTLKIHVIEEQPTAVLAVGGERLLLAPDGTVLRGVATGHPLPVITSRGAVPQATLTDRVPLSALHVAAAAPAALAGRMLSVGHDKEGIVVHMRNGPRLIFGTASRPYAKWAAVAAVLADPSSHGATYVDVRIPGRAVAGGLDAQTLAPISTTGNDVSAQSNAQGTTGTTGPTGQTLPSATPPSATPLNPQPSTGG; encoded by the coding sequence GTGAGAGCCGCCGCCGCCACTCTTCGGCGCCTGCCGCGCATCTCGGTGTCCGTGCCGCGCCACATCCGGCGGCGCGCGCTCGTCGCGCTGCTGATCGCGCTCGCCCTGTTCGGCATCTACCGGCTGTGGTTCCGTCACTCGAGCTTCGTCAGCGTCCAGCACGTCACGGTGAGCGGGCTCACCACGAGCGATGCCGCGCGGATCCGGCTCGCGCTCACGTCGGCGGCGCGGGACATGAGCACGCTCGACGTGAAGCAGGCGGACCTCAACGGGGCGGTGTCGGGCTTCCCCGTGGTGAAGGCCGTGGTGGCGAAGCCGAGCTTCCCGCACACCCTGAAGATCCACGTGATCGAGGAGCAGCCCACTGCTGTGCTCGCGGTGGGTGGGGAGCGGCTGCTGCTTGCACCCGACGGCACGGTGCTGCGCGGGGTGGCCACGGGCCACCCGCTGCCGGTGATCACCAGCCGCGGCGCTGTTCCGCAGGCCACCCTCACCGACCGCGTGCCGCTGAGCGCCCTGCACGTGGCGGCGGCGGCCCCGGCGGCGCTTGCCGGCCGGATGCTGTCCGTCGGCCACGACAAGGAGGGCATCGTGGTTCACATGCGCAACGGGCCGCGGCTCATCTTCGGCACCGCCAGCCGCCCGTATGCGAAGTGGGCCGCGGTGGCCGCCGTGCTGGCGGACCCGTCGTCCCACGGCGCCACCTACGTGGACGTCCGCATTCCCGGCCGCGCCGTGGCGGGTGGCCTCGACGCCCAGACGCTGGCACCCATCAGCACCACCGGCAACGACGTCTCGGCGCAATCGAACGCTCAGGGAACCACCGGGACGACCGGCCCCACGGGCCAGACCCTGCCCTCCGCAACTCCGCCCTCCGCGACTCCACTCAACCCTCAACCCTCAACGGGAGGCTGA